One window from the genome of Nicotiana sylvestris chromosome 9, ASM39365v2, whole genome shotgun sequence encodes:
- the LOC104241900 gene encoding transcription factor Pur-alpha 1 isoform X2: MEGNSGGGGGGGGGGGNDVELLCKTLQVEHKLFYFDLKENPRGRYLKISEKTSATRSTIIVPFNGISWFLDLFNYYVNSDDDQQDVFSKELQLDTKVFYFDVGENRRGRFLKVSEASVSRNRSTIIVPAGSAQDEGWAAFRNILAEINEASRLFISPNQTSEPSERLGLSDDVGAGFISSHSSQSGPTADLSVERTIDLPAADEVSNLGVSKVIRADQKRFFFDLGSNNRGHFLRISEVAGSDRSSIILPLSGLKQFHEMVGHFVEISKDRLEGITGANVRTIDSPQR; encoded by the exons ATGGAGGGAAATTCCGGCGGCGGTGGTGGTGGCGGAGGCGGAGGAGGAAACGACGTGGAGCTGCTGTGCAAGACGTTACAGGTAGAACACAAGCTTTTCTACTTCGACCTGAAGGAGAATCCACGCGGGCGTTACTTGAAAATATCGGAGAAAACGTCGGCAACAAGGTCTACTATAATAGTACCATTCAATGGCATCTCATGGTTCCTCGATCTCTTCAATTACTATGTCAATTCAGATGATGATCAACAGGACGTCTTTAGCAAAGAACTCCAACTTGATACCAAG GTGTTTTACTTTGATGTAGGGGAGAATAGACGAGGACGCTTTCTCAAG GTCTCTGAAGCATCTGTTAGCAGGAACCGTAGTACGATTATTGTTCCAGCAGGAAGTGCCCAAGATGAGGGATGGGCAGCATTTAGGAATATTTTGGCAGAGATCAATGAAGCCTCAAGGCTATTTATTTCGCCCAATCAG ACTTCGGAACCCTCAGAGCGTCTTGGGCTTTCAGATGATGTAGGAGCCGGTTTTATATCCAGTCACTCTTCTCAATCTGGCCCAACAGCTGATTTGAGTGTAGAACGGACCATTGATCTGCCAGCAGCTGATGAAGTTAGTAACTTGGGGGTCTCCAAAGTAATCAGGGCTGACCAAAAGCGATTCTTCTTTGATCTTGGGAGTAACAACCGGGGCCatttcttaagaatatctgag GTGGCAGGTTCTGATCGCTCTTCCATAATTCTTCCTCTTTCTGGCCTGAAACAATTTCATGAAATGGTGGGTCACTTTGTGGAGATAAGTAAAGATCGGCTGGAAGGAATTACAGGTGCAAATGTTCGGACAATTGACTCCCCACAGAGATGA
- the LOC104241900 gene encoding transcription factor Pur-alpha 1 isoform X1: MEGNSGGGGGGGGGGGNDVELLCKTLQVEHKLFYFDLKENPRGRYLKISEKTSATRSTIIVPFNGISWFLDLFNYYVNSDDDQQDVFSKELQLDTKVFYFDVGENRRGRFLKVSEASVSRNRSTIIVPAGSAQDEGWAAFRNILAEINEASRLFISPNQQTSEPSERLGLSDDVGAGFISSHSSQSGPTADLSVERTIDLPAADEVSNLGVSKVIRADQKRFFFDLGSNNRGHFLRISEVAGSDRSSIILPLSGLKQFHEMVGHFVEISKDRLEGITGANVRTIDSPQR, from the exons ATGGAGGGAAATTCCGGCGGCGGTGGTGGTGGCGGAGGCGGAGGAGGAAACGACGTGGAGCTGCTGTGCAAGACGTTACAGGTAGAACACAAGCTTTTCTACTTCGACCTGAAGGAGAATCCACGCGGGCGTTACTTGAAAATATCGGAGAAAACGTCGGCAACAAGGTCTACTATAATAGTACCATTCAATGGCATCTCATGGTTCCTCGATCTCTTCAATTACTATGTCAATTCAGATGATGATCAACAGGACGTCTTTAGCAAAGAACTCCAACTTGATACCAAG GTGTTTTACTTTGATGTAGGGGAGAATAGACGAGGACGCTTTCTCAAG GTCTCTGAAGCATCTGTTAGCAGGAACCGTAGTACGATTATTGTTCCAGCAGGAAGTGCCCAAGATGAGGGATGGGCAGCATTTAGGAATATTTTGGCAGAGATCAATGAAGCCTCAAGGCTATTTATTTCGCCCAATCAG CAGACTTCGGAACCCTCAGAGCGTCTTGGGCTTTCAGATGATGTAGGAGCCGGTTTTATATCCAGTCACTCTTCTCAATCTGGCCCAACAGCTGATTTGAGTGTAGAACGGACCATTGATCTGCCAGCAGCTGATGAAGTTAGTAACTTGGGGGTCTCCAAAGTAATCAGGGCTGACCAAAAGCGATTCTTCTTTGATCTTGGGAGTAACAACCGGGGCCatttcttaagaatatctgag GTGGCAGGTTCTGATCGCTCTTCCATAATTCTTCCTCTTTCTGGCCTGAAACAATTTCATGAAATGGTGGGTCACTTTGTGGAGATAAGTAAAGATCGGCTGGAAGGAATTACAGGTGCAAATGTTCGGACAATTGACTCCCCACAGAGATGA